GGATAAGCGCCAATCTGTTGCATCACCTCCACAGACAGTTCGGGCATGAGCATCACCTTATCGCCATCAAAAATCAGTTTGCCGTCCTCCCAGCCTATGGTACGTGCTCGTTTGGGAAAAGAAGTAAGTTCTTTTATCATCGTTCTATCATTTTAAGGTAATCTTTGTTCATAGACTTTCTGTTTTTGCTAATGATTCAGCAGGGAACGGCTTGCCGTTATCCTGCGCTGTTAGCGAAATTATTTTATATACTCACAGAAACTAAGTCAAGTACAGCTTTCTACTTCCAACTATTTTCCTTAACCACTTAGGGGTATATTCTATACTTCGTGGAAATTTGGTGTAAAAGCTCAAAATCCAATCTAATTCCTGAAAATAACTTGGAATTTCATCCCAATTATCATAATTAAAATCCAAATTGTAAGAACTATTTGAGTTAATGACCATTTTTAGAGAGAACCAAGCTCCTTCCTTTGGATAATACATATACATTTCTTTTCGTTTCAATCTAAATTCCTTACATATATTAATGGTCGCCATCGTCCCTATTTTTATCTTATCTCCAGTAGAAGAATGTATATTTAACATACTGCTGGTGCATGATACAAATAAAACATCTATAAAACCCCATTTCATCCCAGAGGGTATTTGAAGTAAAATAGCATCTCTAATATCATCAAAAGATATTCTTTTATTTGTTTTTACTAAATCTAATTGACGACGGACAGGTATGTCAATTAAAGGAGTTGCACTTTTGCATACTGGCAATGACTGGTATTTGACATTTGGATTTTGAGAAACTTCCAATACCATTTTTACATACCACAACCAATATTCCTTACGTTTCTCTACATCCCCTGTTTCCACGAAAGGATTGCTGCCAGAGCAAGCTATCGAGCATATAAAATCCGCATTCCAGCTTTCGGGGTCGAAAGCGTCATCATCCTCGCCGTTATAATCCTCTATTGCCAATATGGAGACTGCATCGTAACGGATGGCATATCCCAAAGTAATAATAGCCCAGTTTACCATATCTTCGGGGTTTTCGATAGTTTGTTCCGCATAATTGCGCAACCGCTCTACTGAAGCTGATATATTCTCGACATCACCCTTATTTTTATACAGGTAACGGTCTATATCAAACAAAACACCATACAACAGGTTTTCCGCACCAAAATTCTCCGGGAAGCAAGAACAGGCTTTCTTGCAACACTCGCACAACACTTTT
The Phocaeicola salanitronis DSM 18170 genome window above contains:
- a CDS encoding Imm5 family immunity protein; its protein translation is MIQQIEKLKEIINQNSMGHLPLPYRVDLMKQIGSTRTVQKVLCECCKKACSCFPENFGAENLLYGVLFDIDRYLYKNKGDVENISASVERLRNYAEQTIENPEDMVNWAIITLGYAIRYDAVSILAIEDYNGEDDDAFDPESWNADFICSIACSGSNPFVETGDVEKRKEYWLWYVKMVLEVSQNPNVKYQSLPVCKSATPLIDIPVRRQLDLVKTNKRISFDDIRDAILLQIPSGMKWGFIDVLFVSCTSSMLNIHSSTGDKIKIGTMATINICKEFRLKRKEMYMYYPKEGAWFSLKMVINSNSSYNLDFNYDNWDEIPSYFQELDWILSFYTKFPRSIEYTPKWLRKIVGSRKLYLT